In Sphingopyxis sp. FD7, a single window of DNA contains:
- a CDS encoding NADPH-dependent FMN reductase — MRVKINIVAIGGTVSPISATEQALCVAAARARAKGAHVDIFGGAYLGALPHYRGPLHSPDDGARLVAAVRDADGVLIAAPGYHGTISGLVKNALDYLEELAGDARPYLDGRAVGLIATAYGDQATMSTMQTLRSIVHALRGWPTPMGATVRTYRGLFSPDGECLEDRARFQLELVADQLVSGASSFAAARKAA; from the coding sequence TCAGCGCGACCGAGCAGGCGCTGTGCGTCGCGGCGGCGCGGGCGCGGGCAAAGGGCGCGCATGTGGACATCTTCGGCGGCGCCTATCTGGGGGCGTTGCCCCATTATCGCGGGCCGCTGCACTCCCCCGACGACGGCGCAAGGCTGGTCGCGGCGGTGCGGGACGCCGACGGCGTATTGATCGCGGCCCCCGGCTATCACGGCACGATTTCCGGCCTTGTGAAAAACGCGCTCGATTATCTGGAGGAACTGGCGGGCGATGCACGGCCCTATCTCGATGGGCGTGCGGTCGGCCTGATCGCGACGGCATATGGGGACCAGGCGACAATGAGCACGATGCAGACGCTCCGCAGCATCGTCCATGCGCTCCGCGGCTGGCCGACGCCGATGGGCGCGACTGTTCGCACCTATCGCGGGCTTTTTTCGCCCGATGGCGAATGCCTTGAAGATCGGGCGCGATTTCAGCTCGAGCTTGTCGCCGACCAGCTTGTGTCCGGCGCCAGCAGCTTCGCCGCGGCACGAAAGGCAGCGTGA